One Acidobacteriaceae bacterium genomic region harbors:
- a CDS encoding oligogalacturonate lyase family protein — protein MNIPIRRLAVTFAALFAFSAAGLAQREPLKPSGTGAVPPRTWVDKDTGHRVWRMTDEPGSSGFYFNINAYTPDLKTMIYTAPDGIHGLDLATRRTWLIVPNPPRPADETNQQFRFGGVHAIIAGHKTNSVFFSKADPQTHVVSLYKADVYSKEVTKLCDLPRGMSVATINADETLGAGTIFDHPESATDYGQNRVNPKGQAGPLVQPLNKGQMMEQRLAAHIPLTLYTINLQTGKLFPLLHSTDWVNHLLFSPSDPTLLMYCHEGPWQKVDRIWMIHTDGTHNTLIHKRRIAMEIAGHEFWGLDGKTIWYDWQPIKGQDFYLAGYDLANGRRTAYHMERNDWSIHFNLTKDLDLFCGDGGDPGQVAKAPDGEWIELFHPHLVNTTGAINDPDFFQPGYFTSEHLVNMAWHDYHQEPNVRFSPNKKMVFFTSNMFGPEYVIGVEVDKAVNPKPSEILSTPELAKKYNPHVPVDTKAIAK, from the coding sequence GTGAACATCCCCATTCGCCGTCTTGCCGTCACCTTCGCTGCTCTCTTCGCTTTTTCCGCTGCGGGCCTCGCACAGCGTGAACCGCTCAAGCCGAGTGGCACGGGCGCAGTCCCTCCGCGCACATGGGTGGACAAGGACACGGGTCATCGCGTTTGGCGCATGACGGACGAGCCCGGCTCTTCCGGTTTCTACTTCAACATCAATGCATACACCCCTGATCTGAAGACGATGATCTATACAGCGCCGGACGGCATTCACGGGCTCGATCTGGCGACGCGCAGGACGTGGCTCATCGTTCCGAATCCCCCGCGTCCCGCGGACGAGACGAACCAGCAGTTCCGGTTTGGCGGTGTGCACGCGATCATCGCGGGTCACAAGACCAACTCCGTGTTTTTCAGCAAGGCCGATCCGCAGACGCATGTTGTTTCGCTCTACAAGGCGGACGTTTATAGCAAAGAGGTGACGAAGCTCTGCGATCTTCCGCGCGGGATGAGCGTCGCGACGATCAACGCCGATGAGACACTCGGCGCCGGCACGATCTTCGACCACCCGGAGTCTGCCACAGATTACGGACAGAATCGCGTGAACCCGAAGGGCCAGGCCGGTCCGCTGGTGCAGCCGCTGAACAAGGGCCAGATGATGGAGCAGCGGCTGGCTGCGCACATTCCGCTCACGCTCTACACGATCAATCTGCAGACCGGGAAACTGTTTCCGCTCCTGCATTCGACGGACTGGGTCAATCACCTGCTGTTCTCGCCGAGCGATCCCACGCTGCTGATGTACTGCCACGAAGGCCCATGGCAGAAGGTGGACCGCATCTGGATGATCCACACCGACGGCACGCACAACACGCTGATTCACAAGCGGCGCATCGCGATGGAGATTGCCGGGCACGAGTTCTGGGGGCTCGACGGCAAGACGATCTGGTACGACTGGCAGCCCATCAAGGGGCAGGATTTCTATCTCGCCGGTTACGATCTCGCCAACGGCCGCCGCACGGCCTACCACATGGAACGCAACGACTGGTCGATTCACTTCAACCTGACGAAGGACCTCGATCTCTTCTGCGGCGATGGCGGTGATCCAGGCCAGGTCGCGAAGGCTCCAGACGGCGAGTGGATCGAGCTGTTTCACCCGCACCTCGTCAACACGACGGGCGCGATCAACGATCCGGATTTCTTCCAGCCCGGCTACTTCACGAGCGAGCACCTTGTGAATATGGCCTGGCACGACTATCACCAGGAGCCGAACGTGCGCTTCTCGCCCAATAAGAAGATGGTCTTCTTTACGAGCAATATGTTTGGGCCGGAG
- a CDS encoding carbon-nitrogen hydrolase, with protein sequence MQNSTRVALIQMGCEASTEANLAKAVDRVREAAKNGARLICLPELFRAQYFCQREDHALFDIAEPIPGPSTKALSEVVREHKLVVIASLFERRTAGLYHNTAAVLDYAGDAAKDNVVSLYRKMHIPDDPLYYEKFYFTPGDLGFQAQRTSAGPIGTLVCWDQWYPEGARVTALKGAETLFFPTAIGWHPSEKQEFGERQYDAWQTIQRAHAIANGVFVCAVNRVGHEHGDVQLPDGTTLKGPEGAGLEFWGGSFIADPFGRILTRASHDREEILYAELDPREVEVTRQHWPFLRDRRIDAYGGITSRFLD encoded by the coding sequence ATGCAGAACTCCACTCGCGTTGCGTTAATTCAGATGGGTTGCGAGGCCTCGACCGAGGCGAACCTCGCCAAAGCTGTCGATCGCGTGCGCGAAGCAGCGAAAAACGGCGCTCGCCTGATCTGTCTTCCCGAGTTGTTTCGAGCTCAATACTTCTGCCAGCGCGAGGACCATGCGCTGTTCGATATCGCCGAGCCGATTCCGGGTCCATCGACAAAGGCGCTGAGCGAAGTAGTTCGTGAGCACAAGCTCGTCGTCATCGCGAGCCTCTTCGAACGCCGCACAGCAGGGCTGTATCACAACACCGCCGCGGTGCTCGATTATGCAGGAGACGCGGCGAAGGACAACGTCGTCTCGCTCTATCGCAAGATGCACATCCCCGATGATCCGCTCTACTACGAGAAGTTTTACTTCACACCAGGCGATCTCGGATTCCAGGCGCAGCGGACTTCTGCCGGTCCGATTGGAACACTAGTCTGCTGGGATCAGTGGTATCCGGAAGGCGCGCGCGTCACCGCACTGAAAGGCGCAGAGACGCTGTTCTTCCCTACTGCCATCGGCTGGCACCCCAGCGAAAAGCAGGAGTTTGGCGAGCGCCAGTACGACGCCTGGCAGACGATTCAACGCGCGCACGCAATCGCAAATGGCGTCTTCGTTTGCGCGGTCAACCGCGTGGGGCACGAGCATGGCGACGTGCAGCTCCCGGATGGAACGACGCTCAAAGGCCCGGAAGGCGCCGGGCTGGAGTTCTGGGGCGGGTCGTTTATCGCGGACCCGTTCGGCAGGATTCTGACCCGGGCCTCGCATGACCGGGAAGAGATTCTGTACGCGGAGCTTGACCCGAGAGAGGTCGAAGTGACGCGCCAACACTGGCCGTTCCTGCGCGACCGCCGGATCGATGCCTACGGCGGGATCACGAGCCGGTTTCTGGATTAG